The following proteins are encoded in a genomic region of Necator americanus strain Aroian chromosome II, whole genome shotgun sequence:
- a CDS encoding hypothetical protein (NECATOR_CHRII.G8753.T1) encodes MLTEFDETCGCIGLQLNLQKTMFMRNGWVSDAPFTLNRMNISECTSYVYLGRELNMMNDLTSELARRRRAAWRAYKSIEDVQEKTRNTRLRAHLFNTTVLPALTYASET; translated from the coding sequence atgctgaccgaattcgacgaaacatgtggatgcatcggtcttcagctgaatctacaaaagacgatgttcatgcgaaacggatgggtctcggatgccccattcacgctcaacagaatgaacatatccgaatgcaccagctacgtttatctgggtcgggaactgaacatgatgaacgacctgacctccgagctggccaggaggagacgagcggcgtggagagcgtataagagcatcgaggatgtacaggaaaagaccaggaacacccggctccgtgctcacctcttcaacaccaccgttcttcctgctttgacctatgcttcggaaacctga
- a CDS encoding hypothetical protein (NECATOR_CHRII.G8754.T1) encodes MTSATIAQSAQSVRHLQALYKSDNALRGLKKSWMKDRNARKQGFEKDTARLTTFTLFRKIEVSREYKMPLCLTYIDLKKAFDSVETEAVMKALNNQSVRTQYIKGTSRAVQ; translated from the coding sequence atgacatcggcaactatcgcccaatctgctcaATCTgttcgtcatctacaagctctttacaagagtgataaTGCCTTAAGAggtttgaaaaagtcttggatgaaggacagaaATGCGAGAAAGCAAGGTTTTGAAAAGGAtacagcacgattgaccacattcacactgtttcgaaaaatcgaggtatcacgagagtacaagatgccgctctgtctcacctacatcgacttaaagaaggccttcgactcagttgagacggaagcggtcatgaaAGCCTTGAACAACCAAAGCGTCCGTACTCAGTATattaaaggtacttcgagagctgtacagtaa
- a CDS encoding hypothetical protein (NECATOR_CHRII.G8755.T1), producing the protein MVRRQVDMAVEKIRIEVVDDFLHLPSRCNGGSLRVPEIRHPCLAAGEVSTSIADAFRRLCSFSQHFCWCLPLSLTGSFIDSLQSLASTDVSSSFPAARAAPRWRISSRVSRDRRLLVILDLSAFFARREGIQRADHIPRRCCPLRNLPKSRLT; encoded by the coding sequence atggtgaggaggcaagtggacatggctgtcgaaaagATCAGaatagaagtcgtagatgattttctccatctcccttctcgatgcaatggtggttcccttcgggttccggagatcagacatccttgtcttgcagctggcgaagtctcgacgagcatagcggatgctttccgccgcctctgcagcttcagccagcacttctgctggTGCTTGCCTCTCTCTTTAACGGGTTCCTTTATCgactctctgcaaagccttgcgagcacggacgtgagttcttcgttccctgcggctcgtgctgctccacgctggcgtatcagctcaagagtttcaagagacaggcgtctcttggtgatTTTAGatctctcagccttcttcgcgcgtCGTGAAGGTATTCAACGAGCCGATCATATCCCTCgccgatgttgtccattgcggaatcttcccaaaagccggctaacgtag
- a CDS encoding hypothetical protein (NECATOR_CHRII.G8756.T1): MTICTYNARTLASEAAIEDLMMQAKKIKYDVIGQTETRRRHPLNAVYETGEELFLGTCDSRGVGGVGVLVNTSMAKNIDSFEQLTTRIGRLQMRRCGPTPALTIFVAYAPTSSYDEEVEAFYRDLEKFYREDHAFYKVIIGDSKVGPRRTPKELHIGTHGLQ; encoded by the coding sequence atgacgatctgtacttacaacgcacgtacgcttgcatcggaagctgCCATCGAAGatttgatgatgcaagccaagaagatcaagtacgacgtcatcggacagaccgagacgagacgacgtcaccctctcaacgccgtatatgaaactggagaagaactgttcttaggaacatgcgacagtagaggtgttggtggagttggcgtcctcgtaaacacgagtatggcaaagaacatcgactctttcgaacaacttacgacccgaatcggacgtctgcagatgagaagatgtggtccaacaccagctttgactatcttcgtcgcttacgctccaacatcaagctacgatgaagaagtcgaagctttctatagggacctggagaagttctaccgagaagatcatgccttctacaaggtcataattggcgattccaaagttggcccaagaagaacgccgaaggaacttcacatcgggacccacggcctacaatag
- a CDS encoding hypothetical protein (NECATOR_CHRII.G8757.T1) produces MPIELIRFKHRIFGYSFTCLEQQAIADRYFTTIIVSFCSQYIVRTVYFSPLQMQKDCRNFIAVLTVSIVVSLINLVVFRQLFLTVSTPLSDVNSNRRESPDSEGKPGTITPGRAGLQESYRLPKRKRTRMTICTYNARTLASEAAIEDLMMQAKKIKYDVIGQTETRRRHPLNAVYETGEELFLGTCDSRGVGGVGVLVNTSMAKNIDSFEQLTTRIGRLQMRRCGPTPALTIFVAYAPTSSYDEEVEAFYRDLEKFYREDHAFYKVIIGDSKVGPRRTPKELHIGTHGLQ; encoded by the exons ATGCCAATCGAATTAATCCGTTTCAAACATCGGATATTCGGATATTCATTCACGTGCTTAGAGCAGCAGGCTATTGCTGACAGAtattttactactattattgtttctttttgttcgcaGTATATAGTAAG AACGGTTTATTTCTCTCCGTTACAAATGCAGAAGGACTGTCGAAATTTCATTGCTGTGCTGACGGTTTCCATTGTGGTGTCACTCATAAATTTAGTGGTTTTCAGACAACTGTTTCTAACTGTGTCCACGCCCTTAAGCGATGTAAATAG taatagaagagagtctcctgattccgaaggaaagcctggtacgatAACGCCAGGAAGggcggggttgcaggagtcatatagactaccgaaacggaaaaggactaggatgacgatctgtacttacaacgcacgtacgcttgcatcggaagctgCCATCGAAGatttgatgatgcaagccaagaagatcaagtacgacgtcatcggacagaccgagacgagacgacgtcaccctctcaacgccgtatatgaaactggagaagaactgttcttaggaacatgcgacagtagaggtgttggtggagttggcgtcctcgtaaacacgagtatggcaaagaacatcgactctttcgaacaacttacgacccgaatcggacgtctgcagatgagaagatgtggtccaacaccagctttgactatcttcgtcgcttacgctccaacatcaagctacgatgaagaagtcgaagctttctatagggacctggagaagttctaccgagaagatcatgccttctacaaggtcataattggcgattccaaagttggcccaagaagaacgccgaaggaacttcacatcgggacccacggcctacaatag
- a CDS encoding hypothetical protein (NECATOR_CHRII.G8758.T1) — protein sequence MQKDCRNFIAVLTVSIVVSLINLVVFRQLFLNVSTPLNNVNRYFEYPKRKDMGDCPPHFGKVSVFVAYSGQTGQQIYAFAQKTLQCYLKGTNYTLFLVDLDSDPIVQERCKAHGNVFYKKHCAAALYLPKTDWMLVIDADTGVINPNHCIEEWIDERVSIIFYERFFNLEFAAGNYIVKNTLFGNNFLRKWSEYEFKQPTSFTGYDQGGLMILLLKLLIPEAVREQKICHRYWKKASNYSTYMAFVMCVRLTLGATTVWPGKVRFYRRTRGFTRDGWISNQQWSDEDFMFHGWKVNNNLTWVTVFESKIDLNLCGKDISSWKWHQEIKITSAEMRSELLYKEKFYLSQFPPEGRVNPLLDGLSIV from the exons ATGCAGAAGGACTGTCGAAATTTCATTGCTGTGCTGACGGTTTCCATTGTGGTGTCACTCATAAATTTAGTAGTTTTCAGACAACTGTTCCTAAACGTGTCCACACCATTAAACAATGTAAACAG GTATTTTGAGTATCCGAAACGAAAAGATATGGGAGACTGCCCACCGCATTTTGGTAAAGTCAGTGTGTTTGTCGCATATTCTGGACAAACTGGACAGCA GATATACGCCTTTGCCCAGAAAACGTTGCAATGCTATTTAAAAGGCACCAACTACACATTGTTTCTTGTGGATCTTGACAGTGACCCAATAGTACAGGAGAGATGCAAAGCGCACGGAAAT gttttctacaaaaaacaCTGTGCTGCAGCACTCTACCTTCCGAAAACAGACTGGATGCTTGTGATCGATGCTGACACAG GCGTCATAAACCCCAACCATTGCATTGAGGAATGGATAGATGAACGAGTGAGCATCATCTTCTACGaacgtttttttaatttggaaTTCGCAGCTGGCAACTACATA GTCAAAAACACGTTGTTCGGCAACAATTTCCTGCGTAAGTGGTCAGAATACGAGTTCAAACAGCCAACATCGTTCACTGGATACGATCAAGGGGGACTCATG aTACTACTTCTCAAGTTGCTGATTCCTGAAGCCGTGAGGGAGCAAAAAATTTGCCATCGTTATTGGAAGAAAGCGTCGAACTATTCAACATACATGGCATTTGTCATGTGCGTGAGACTAACATTGGGAGCTACAACTGTATGGCCCGGAAAAGTCCGTTTTTATAGAAGAACTAGGGGTTTTACGCGTGATGGATGGATCAGCAATCAACA ATGGTCGGATGAGGACTTCATGTTTCATGGATGGAAGGTCAACAATAACCTCACTTGGGTCACCGTTTTCGAAAGCAAAATTGACTTGAATTTATGCGGAAAGGATATTTCTAGTTGGAAATGGCAccaagaaatcaaaataacTTCAGCCGAAATGAG AAGTGAGCTTCTATacaaggaaaaattctatCTCTCGCAATTTCCACCAGAGGGAAGAGTTAATCCACTTCTCGATGGCCTGAGCATTGTATGA